From a single Flavobacterium sp. genomic region:
- a CDS encoding serine hydrolase, translated as MKKIITFLLAMVLISCSSDETSTSTIPEEEMYFPPIGSTNWETKTIQSLNWNQSEVQPLLDYLELKNTKSFIILHNGKIVMENYFNGHTATTPWYWASAGKTLTATVTGIAEQEGFLNINNKVSDYLGTGWTSAPLIKENLITNKHLLTMTSGLNDALGDDVSPANLQYVANAGTRWAYHNVYVKLQDVVATSTGQTWTNYFNTKLRDKIGMTGGAWIQDGGLSVYWSTTRNMARFGLLALNKGKWENTQVVPQVYMENASATSQNINLAYGYLWWLNGKASYHMPQSQIQLNGSLIPSGPNDMYCALGKNDQKIYVIPSRKLVIIRMGDAADGSNFALSDFDEVLWQKINAVIN; from the coding sequence ATGAAAAAAATTATTACTTTTTTGTTAGCAATGGTATTAATTAGTTGTAGCTCTGATGAAACCTCAACTTCAACCATTCCAGAAGAAGAAATGTATTTCCCTCCAATAGGATCAACTAATTGGGAAACCAAGACTATTCAAAGTTTAAATTGGAATCAATCCGAAGTTCAACCTCTATTAGATTATTTAGAATTGAAGAATACAAAAAGCTTTATCATATTACATAATGGAAAAATTGTAATGGAAAATTATTTTAATGGTCATACTGCAACCACTCCATGGTATTGGGCAAGTGCTGGAAAAACATTAACTGCAACAGTCACTGGAATAGCAGAACAAGAAGGATTCTTAAATATTAACAATAAAGTTTCTGATTATCTTGGAACAGGTTGGACAAGTGCTCCACTTATCAAAGAAAATTTAATTACAAACAAACATCTTTTAACCATGACCTCTGGTTTAAACGATGCACTTGGAGATGATGTTTCTCCAGCAAACTTACAGTACGTTGCAAATGCAGGCACGCGTTGGGCCTATCATAACGTATACGTTAAACTACAAGACGTTGTGGCAACTTCTACGGGTCAAACATGGACAAACTATTTCAATACTAAGTTAAGAGATAAAATAGGCATGACAGGCGGTGCTTGGATTCAAGATGGAGGCTTGAGTGTATATTGGAGTACAACTAGAAATATGGCTAGATTTGGCTTATTAGCATTAAATAAAGGAAAATGGGAAAACACACAAGTTGTTCCTCAAGTTTATATGGAAAATGCAAGTGCTACTTCTCAAAACATCAACTTGGCATACGGATATCTATGGTGGCTGAATGGAAAGGCAAGCTATCATATGCCGCAAAGCCAAATTCAGTTGAACGGTTCACTTATACCATCTGGCCCTAATGATATGTATTGTGCATTAGGTAAAAATGATCAAAAAATATATGTAATCCCAAGCAGAAAACTAGTAATTATTAGAATGGGAGACGCAGCAGATGGAAGTAACTTTGCTTTATCAGATTTTGATGAAGTACTTTGGCAAAAAATAAATGCTGTTATCAACTAA
- the rpmG gene encoding 50S ribosomal protein L33, whose protein sequence is MAKKGNRIQVILECTEHKTSGVPGTSRYITTKNKKNTPDRLEIKKFNPILKRVTVHKEIK, encoded by the coding sequence ATGGCAAAGAAAGGTAATAGAATCCAAGTTATTTTAGAATGTACAGAGCACAAAACTTCAGGGGTTCCTGGAACATCTCGTTACATTACTACTAAAAACAAAAAAAATACTCCAGATAGATTAGAGATTAAAAAATTTAATCCAATCTTAAAAAGAGTAACTGTACATAAAGAAATTAAATAA
- a CDS encoding formylglycine-generating enzyme family protein: protein MKKITIYSTLLIAILSLFAFKNTILNSELIKIEGGTFKMGSKNSDGLADIDEQKEHNVNLTTFEISKFEVTVWEWKQFIKANKMKMPSKPTWGWQDNHPINGVTWNEAIAYCNWLSKKEKLQPVYSKKGPNFICNFKANGYRLPTEAEWEFAAKGGTLSKGFKYSGSNSLDDIAWHKGNSTGTPHTIGTKLPNELGLYDMSGNVWEWCWDWYNKDFYKLEKGDNPRGPEMGNRRSVRGGSWDSQANYVRPANRISTEPNKTHEFYGFRVAKSIIK, encoded by the coding sequence ATGAAAAAAATTACGATTTATTCAACCTTATTAATTGCAATTTTATCTTTATTCGCATTCAAAAACACTATTTTAAACTCTGAATTAATAAAAATTGAAGGAGGAACTTTCAAAATGGGTTCCAAAAATTCTGATGGATTAGCCGATATTGACGAACAAAAAGAACACAATGTTAACCTAACAACCTTTGAAATTAGCAAATTTGAAGTAACCGTTTGGGAATGGAAACAGTTCATCAAAGCTAATAAAATGAAAATGCCTTCAAAACCAACATGGGGCTGGCAAGACAATCATCCAATAAATGGTGTAACTTGGAATGAAGCAATAGCCTATTGTAATTGGTTAAGTAAAAAAGAAAAATTACAACCAGTATATTCTAAAAAAGGTCCTAACTTTATTTGTAATTTTAAAGCTAATGGTTACAGATTACCCACTGAAGCAGAATGGGAATTTGCTGCAAAAGGCGGAACACTTTCTAAAGGATTTAAATATAGTGGAAGTAATTCATTAGACGATATTGCTTGGCATAAAGGAAATAGCACTGGAACTCCTCATACAATAGGAACAAAATTACCTAATGAATTAGGACTATATGATATGAGCGGAAACGTATGGGAATGGTGTTGGGATTGGTATAACAAAGATTTCTACAAACTAGAAAAAGGAGATAACCCAAGAGGACCTGAAATGGGAAATAGAAGAAGCGTTAGAGGTGGATCTTGGGATAGCCAAGCTAACTACGTAAGACCTGCAAACAGAATTTCTACTGAACCAAATAAAACGCATGAATTTTATGGTTTTAGAGTTGCTAAATCAATTATAAAATAA
- a CDS encoding DUF4295 domain-containing protein, with the protein MAKKTVATLQTASKRLTKAIKMVKSPKTGAYTFVESVMAPELVDEFLKKK; encoded by the coding sequence ATGGCAAAGAAAACCGTAGCAACGTTACAAACAGCTTCAAAAAGATTAACCAAAGCTATTAAAATGGTTAAATCTCCAAAAACTGGCGCTTACACATTCGTTGAATCTGTGATGGCTCCTGAATTAGTTGATGAATTCTTGAAAAAGAAATAA
- a CDS encoding acetyl-CoA carboxylase biotin carboxylase subunit, with product MKKILVANRGEIAIRVMKTAKKMGIKTVAVFSTADRNALHVKYADEAVCIGEAASSQSYLRGDKIIEVCKDLGVDAVHPGYGFLSENSSFAEACEKNNIIFIGPKSKAIEMMGSKLAAKEAVMKYDIPMVPGVDHAIIDVEEAKKTAKAVGFPILIKASAGGGGKGMRVVEKEEDFESQMNRAISEATSAFGDGSVFIEKYVTKPRHIEIQIMADSHGNVLYIFERECSIQRRHQKVVEEAPSCILTPEKRKEMGEAAVKVARACDYLGAGTVEFLMDADHNFYFLEMNTRLQVEHPVTEMISGLDLVELQIRVARGEALDIKQEDLKIHGHAMELRVYAEDSMNDFLPNVGFLSTYKLPEGEGIRVDNGIEEGMDVPIYYDPMLSKLVTYGKTREESIELMIKAIDNYHVEGVATTLPFGKFVMEHEAFRSGDFDTGFVKAYYDAEKLKSKLDIEAEIAAMIALQKYLEDQKVLRLPN from the coding sequence ATTAAAAAAATATTAGTTGCCAATCGCGGAGAAATTGCTATTCGAGTAATGAAAACCGCCAAAAAAATGGGTATTAAAACCGTAGCTGTTTTTTCCACTGCCGATAGAAATGCTCTTCACGTAAAATATGCTGACGAAGCCGTTTGCATTGGTGAAGCAGCTTCAAGTCAATCCTACTTACGTGGTGATAAGATTATCGAAGTTTGTAAAGATTTAGGTGTTGATGCAGTTCATCCAGGTTATGGATTTTTAAGTGAAAATTCTTCTTTTGCAGAAGCATGTGAAAAAAATAATATCATTTTCATCGGACCAAAATCGAAAGCCATTGAAATGATGGGAAGTAAATTAGCAGCCAAAGAAGCGGTTATGAAATATGATATTCCCATGGTTCCTGGAGTAGATCATGCAATTATTGATGTAGAAGAAGCTAAAAAAACAGCAAAAGCAGTTGGTTTTCCAATTTTGATAAAAGCATCTGCTGGTGGTGGTGGAAAAGGAATGCGTGTGGTTGAAAAAGAAGAAGATTTTGAATCACAAATGAATCGTGCAATTAGTGAAGCAACTTCTGCTTTTGGTGATGGTTCTGTTTTTATTGAAAAATATGTAACCAAACCACGACATATCGAAATCCAAATTATGGCTGATAGTCATGGAAATGTATTGTATATTTTTGAAAGAGAATGTAGTATTCAGCGTCGTCATCAAAAAGTGGTGGAAGAAGCACCTTCGTGTATTTTAACTCCTGAAAAACGTAAAGAAATGGGCGAAGCTGCTGTTAAAGTGGCTCGTGCTTGTGATTACCTTGGAGCTGGAACAGTTGAGTTTTTAATGGATGCCGATCATAATTTCTACTTTTTAGAAATGAATACACGTTTACAAGTAGAACATCCAGTTACAGAAATGATTTCGGGATTGGATTTGGTTGAATTGCAAATCCGTGTGGCTCGTGGCGAAGCATTAGATATTAAACAAGAAGATTTAAAAATTCACGGGCACGCTATGGAACTTCGTGTATATGCTGAAGATTCTATGAATGATTTCTTACCAAATGTAGGTTTTTTAAGTACTTATAAATTACCTGAAGGCGAAGGAATTCGTGTGGATAACGGTATTGAAGAAGGAATGGATGTGCCAATTTATTACGATCCAATGCTTTCCAAATTAGTAACTTACGGAAAAACTCGAGAAGAATCTATCGAATTAATGATTAAAGCCATCGATAATTATCATGTAGAAGGCGTAGCAACAACTTTGCCTTTTGGAAAGTTTGTAATGGAGCACGAAGCATTTCGTTCTGGTGATTTTGATACCGGTTTTGTAAAAGCCTATTATGATGCAGAAAAACTAAAATCAAAATTAGATATTGAAGCAGAAATCGCAGCAATGATTGCATTACAAAAATACCTTGAAGACCAAAAAGTGTTACGATTACCAAATTAA
- a CDS encoding lipocalin family protein — MKKIFLFIVFGLLLSCKQTISKTDLNNLNGYWEIEKVELPDGDKKEYKVNETIDFFKIKDGKGFRKKVMPQLDGTYLTNDIQEDIVIAVKDGDATIKYKTTYASWNEEIIELTKDKLVIKNQQDFEYHYKRPVKFSIK; from the coding sequence ATGAAAAAAATATTTTTATTTATTGTTTTTGGCCTTTTATTGTCTTGTAAACAGACTATTTCTAAAACTGATTTGAATAATTTGAATGGTTATTGGGAAATTGAAAAAGTAGAACTTCCTGATGGAGATAAGAAAGAATATAAGGTAAATGAAACTATTGATTTTTTTAAAATTAAAGACGGAAAAGGTTTTAGAAAAAAAGTTATGCCTCAATTAGACGGCACCTATTTAACTAATGATATTCAGGAAGATATTGTTATTGCCGTTAAAGATGGTGATGCTACAATTAAGTATAAAACTACTTATGCTAGTTGGAACGAAGAAATTATCGAGTTGACAAAAGATAAATTAGTTATTAAAAACCAACAAGATTTTGAATATCATTACAAAAGACCGGTTAAATTTTCGATTAAATAA
- a CDS encoding DUF721 domain-containing protein: protein MAKRFNEESPISDVLKQFISQNKLEAGMDVVNVREAWKNLMGNGVNNYTTEIQLKGSVLYVALSSAVLREELSYGKDKIIKMINEELRKDLVTNLILR from the coding sequence ATGGCAAAGCGATTTAATGAAGAAAGCCCTATTAGTGATGTATTGAAACAATTTATATCTCAAAATAAATTGGAAGCGGGTATGGATGTTGTAAATGTTCGAGAGGCTTGGAAAAATTTAATGGGAAATGGTGTCAATAATTACACAACCGAAATTCAATTAAAAGGTTCAGTACTTTATGTAGCCTTATCTTCGGCAGTTTTGCGAGAAGAATTAAGTTACGGAAAAGATAAAATCATCAAAATGATTAACGAAGAACTTAGAAAAGATTTGGTAACGAATTTAATTTTGCGATAA
- a CDS encoding B12-binding domain-containing radical SAM protein → MKNLLLITPPFTQLNTPYPATAYIKGFLNTKNISAFQMDLGIEVILELFSKKGLESLFQVSSFKFGEFGPNSQRIYALKDEYIKTIDSVIAFLQGKNPSLARQICAGNFLPEASRFDQLDDMEFAFGSMGMQDKAKHLATLYLEDLSDFIVECVDENFGFSRYAERLGRSANSFDELYNHLQNERTFIDEITIKILNNRIEEVQPKLVLISVPFPGNLYSAFRCAQFLKANFPNVKIAMGGGFPNTELRELKDQRVFEFFDFITLDDGELPVELLHNFICHSELVSESEFKRTFLLENNQVVYKNTTTRHDYKQSEVGTPDYSDLLLDKYISVIEIANPMHSLWSDGRWNKLTMAHGCYWGKCTFCDISLDYIKLYEPIAAKILVDRMEELIAQTGENGFHFVDEAAPPALMREVALEIIKRKLVVTWWTNIRFEKSFTADLCFLLKESGCIAVSGGLEVATDRLLELIKKGVTVEQVAKVTRNFTESGIMVHAYLMYGYPTQTIQETVDSLEMVRQLFELGVLQSGFWHQFAMTAHSPVGMFPEEFGVIPEQNKITFANNDINFKDKTGINHDKFSFGLKKSLFNFMHGICFDYDLQDWFDFKIPKTKIAPDFISNCLEKEQNFTTKPNAKVVWLGKNPQVETFTKSKKGNSWEMMKLTFHNKTHTFDIVLNKTEGEWLVSVLELLSIQAEHKITFSQLKANFESELADFELFWYGKPVQTLRKSGLLLL, encoded by the coding sequence TTGAAAAACCTCCTTCTAATCACACCACCTTTTACCCAACTGAATACACCGTATCCAGCAACAGCTTATATTAAAGGTTTTTTGAATACCAAAAATATTTCGGCGTTCCAAATGGATTTAGGGATTGAAGTGATTTTAGAATTGTTTTCAAAAAAAGGTTTAGAAAGTTTGTTTCAAGTTTCAAGTTTCAAGTTTGGAGAATTTGGACCAAATTCACAGCGAATTTATGCGCTCAAAGACGAATACATCAAAACAATAGATTCTGTAATTGCTTTTCTTCAAGGAAAAAATCCATCGTTAGCTCGACAAATTTGTGCTGGAAATTTTCTTCCAGAAGCATCACGATTTGACCAATTAGACGATATGGAATTTGCTTTTGGTAGTATGGGAATGCAAGATAAAGCCAAACATTTAGCCACCTTATATTTAGAAGATTTATCGGATTTTATTGTAGAATGTGTTGATGAAAATTTCGGTTTTAGTCGTTATGCAGAGCGTTTGGGAAGAAGCGCAAATTCGTTTGATGAACTTTACAATCATTTACAAAACGAAAGAACTTTTATAGACGAAATCACAATCAAAATTTTAAATAATAGAATAGAAGAAGTTCAACCAAAATTAGTTTTAATTTCAGTTCCTTTTCCTGGAAATTTATACAGTGCTTTTCGTTGTGCACAGTTTTTAAAAGCTAATTTTCCAAATGTGAAAATTGCAATGGGTGGCGGATTTCCTAACACGGAACTTCGTGAATTAAAAGACCAACGTGTTTTCGAATTCTTTGATTTTATTACGTTAGATGATGGTGAATTACCAGTTGAATTGCTTCATAATTTTATTTGTCATTCTGAACTTGTTTCAGAATCTGAATTTAAAAGAACTTTTCTTCTAGAAAACAACCAAGTAGTATATAAAAACACCACCACACGTCACGATTACAAACAAAGTGAAGTAGGAACACCAGATTATTCTGATTTATTGCTAGATAAATATATTTCGGTCATCGAAATTGCCAATCCTATGCACAGTTTATGGAGCGATGGACGGTGGAACAAGCTCACGATGGCACATGGTTGTTATTGGGGAAAATGTACATTTTGTGATATTTCTTTAGATTATATTAAGTTATACGAACCCATCGCTGCTAAAATTTTGGTAGACAGAATGGAAGAATTAATCGCTCAAACAGGCGAAAACGGATTCCATTTTGTAGACGAAGCAGCACCGCCAGCTTTAATGCGTGAAGTAGCGCTGGAAATCATTAAACGTAAATTAGTAGTCACTTGGTGGACAAATATTCGTTTCGAAAAAAGCTTCACCGCTGATTTATGTTTTTTATTAAAAGAATCCGGTTGTATTGCGGTTTCTGGCGGATTAGAAGTGGCTACAGATCGCCTTTTAGAATTAATCAAAAAAGGAGTTACCGTAGAGCAAGTAGCAAAAGTTACCCGAAATTTCACTGAATCTGGTATAATGGTACATGCATATTTAATGTACGGTTACCCAACACAAACCATTCAAGAAACAGTAGATAGTTTAGAAATGGTGCGTCAATTGTTTGAATTAGGTGTTTTACAAAGTGGTTTTTGGCATCAATTTGCTATGACAGCGCATTCTCCTGTGGGAATGTTCCCTGAGGAATTTGGGGTAATTCCAGAACAAAACAAAATTACATTTGCTAATAACGACATTAATTTTAAAGATAAAACGGGAATCAATCACGATAAGTTTAGTTTTGGATTAAAGAAATCATTATTCAATTTCATGCATGGAATTTGTTTTGATTATGATTTGCAAGATTGGTTCGATTTTAAAATTCCTAAAACAAAAATTGCACCTGATTTTATATCTAATTGTTTAGAAAAAGAGCAAAATTTCACTACAAAACCAAATGCAAAAGTCGTTTGGTTGGGAAAAAATCCGCAAGTTGAAACTTTTACCAAATCTAAAAAGGGAAATTCTTGGGAAATGATGAAATTAACGTTTCATAACAAAACGCATACATTTGATATAGTTTTAAATAAAACAGAAGGAGAATGGTTAGTTTCTGTATTAGAATTACTTTCAATTCAAGCAGAACATAAAATCACTTTTTCACAATTAAAAGCGAATTTTGAGAGTGAATTAGCTGATTTTGAATTGTTTTGGTATGGTAAACCTGTTCAAACTTTAAGGAAATCAGGGTTACTTTTGTTATAA
- a CDS encoding nucleoside-diphosphate kinase, whose amino-acid sequence MATNRTFTMIKPDAVENGHIGGILNMINEGGFKIVSLKLTQLTIADAQAFYAVHAARPFFGELVEFMTRGPIVAAILEKENAVEDFRTLIGATNPADAAEGTIRKKYATSIGENAVHGSDSDENAAIEGAFHFSGREQF is encoded by the coding sequence ATGGCAACAAACAGAACTTTTACAATGATTAAACCAGATGCTGTAGAAAACGGACATATTGGTGGTATCTTAAACATGATTAATGAAGGTGGTTTCAAAATTGTATCTTTGAAATTAACACAATTAACAATTGCTGACGCTCAAGCATTTTATGCTGTTCATGCTGCAAGACCTTTTTTCGGAGAATTAGTTGAATTTATGACAAGAGGACCAATCGTGGCGGCAATCTTGGAAAAAGAAAATGCTGTTGAAGATTTCAGAACTTTAATTGGAGCTACAAATCCTGCAGATGCTGCTGAAGGAACTATTCGTAAAAAATACGCTACTTCAATTGGTGAAAATGCAGTTCACGGATCTGATTCTGATGAGAATGCTGCTATTGAAGGTGCTTTCCATTTTTCTGGAAGAGAGCAATTTTAG
- the bshC gene encoding bacillithiol biosynthesis cysteine-adding enzyme BshC, with product MPNDCITYQNSGYFIPLIVDYLDQKSELKSLYNRFPTIENFKFQLEEKGENFPIENRKILVDALKKQHTNFHISEVTTNNIELLNQPNTFTITTGHQLNLLTGPLYFIYKIITVINLTKELKAAYPENNFVPIYWMATEDHDFEEINFFNFKEKKIRWEKESNGPVGRLNTQGLDNVFDAFSFELGLGNNANYLRDLFQKSYLEHDNLADATRYLTYKLFQKEGLVIVDGDDSELKKIFIPYAKNELLHQTSFKKVNETLPLIKKYSIQVNPREINLFYIQDQLRERIIYENGNYKINNTLLSFSESELLTELENNPENFSPNVILRPLYQEVVLPNLCYIGGGGEIAYWLELKSNFEVHKITFPVLLVRNSVLLVTKKQQSKLDKLHLHWKDIFLDQKTLLNNKTKDFSKFTIDFSEQKETLKRQFEVVNEIAHETDPSFLGAVKAQEVKQLKGLDNLEKRLLKAEKRIHNEKLERIIQIQNQLFPNQGLQERTTNFSSFCEEIDSFDSFLNQLQNQLQPLEQHFSVVIL from the coding sequence ATGCCAAACGACTGTATAACGTATCAAAATTCAGGCTATTTCATTCCGCTAATTGTTGATTATTTAGACCAAAAATCTGAATTAAAATCGTTATACAATCGCTTCCCAACTATAGAAAACTTTAAATTTCAGTTAGAAGAAAAAGGAGAAAATTTTCCAATTGAAAATAGAAAAATTTTAGTAGATGCTTTAAAAAAACAACATACTAATTTTCACATTTCGGAAGTAACTACTAACAATATTGAGCTTTTAAATCAACCTAATACCTTTACAATTACAACTGGCCATCAGTTAAATTTACTTACGGGCCCTTTATACTTTATTTATAAAATTATTACAGTAATTAATTTAACTAAAGAGCTAAAAGCTGCTTATCCTGAAAATAATTTTGTTCCTATTTATTGGATGGCAACCGAAGATCATGATTTTGAAGAAATTAATTTTTTTAATTTTAAAGAAAAGAAAATCCGATGGGAAAAAGAAAGTAATGGACCTGTTGGTAGATTAAATACTCAAGGGTTAGATAACGTTTTTGATGCTTTTTCTTTCGAATTAGGCTTAGGCAATAATGCCAATTATTTGAGAGATTTATTCCAAAAATCATATCTTGAACATGACAATCTAGCAGATGCAACAAGATATTTAACCTATAAACTATTTCAAAAAGAAGGATTAGTTATTGTTGATGGAGATGATTCAGAACTAAAAAAAATATTTATTCCGTATGCCAAAAACGAATTATTACATCAAACTTCATTTAAAAAAGTAAATGAAACACTTCCGCTAATAAAAAAATATTCGATTCAAGTAAATCCTCGAGAAATTAATTTATTCTATATTCAAGATCAATTAAGAGAGCGTATTATTTATGAAAATGGAAATTATAAAATCAATAATACTCTTTTATCTTTTTCTGAAAGCGAGTTACTAACCGAACTAGAGAATAATCCTGAAAACTTTAGCCCTAATGTTATTTTAAGACCATTATACCAAGAAGTCGTTTTACCTAATTTATGTTATATTGGTGGTGGTGGTGAAATTGCTTATTGGTTAGAATTAAAATCAAATTTTGAAGTCCATAAAATTACGTTTCCAGTACTTTTAGTTCGTAATTCAGTGCTTTTAGTAACTAAAAAACAACAGTCTAAATTAGATAAATTACACTTACATTGGAAAGATATTTTCTTAGACCAAAAAACACTTTTAAATAATAAAACTAAGGATTTTTCTAAATTTACTATTGACTTTTCAGAACAAAAAGAAACCTTAAAAAGACAATTTGAAGTAGTAAATGAAATCGCGCACGAAACAGATCCTTCATTCCTTGGAGCAGTTAAAGCGCAAGAAGTAAAGCAATTAAAAGGATTAGATAATTTAGAAAAAAGACTTTTAAAAGCAGAAAAAAGAATTCATAATGAAAAACTAGAACGAATTATACAAATTCAAAATCAACTTTTTCCAAACCAAGGATTGCAAGAAAGAACGACAAATTTTAGTTCTTTTTGTGAAGAAATTGATTCTTTCGATTCATTTTTAAATCAACTACAAAACCAACTACAACCTTTAGAACAACATTTTTCTGTTGTCATATTATAA
- a CDS encoding acetyl-CoA carboxylase biotin carboxyl carrier protein subunit, with protein sequence MDVNYRLLVNNTTSFEVTESESTKLNAVKVAESNFHVLKDSKPYKAEIVSADFISKKYTVKINNNSYEVVISNALDELIKSMGIERGKTKVVNAIKAPMPGLILEISVEVGQSVKENDPLLILEAMKMENSFLSPRDGVIKSIAVEKGNAVDKGQLLVEFE encoded by the coding sequence ATGGATGTCAATTATAGACTTTTAGTAAATAATACTACTTCGTTTGAAGTTACTGAAAGTGAAAGCACAAAATTAAACGCTGTTAAAGTTGCTGAAAGTAATTTTCATGTACTTAAAGATAGTAAGCCTTACAAAGCTGAAATAGTTTCAGCAGATTTTATTTCCAAAAAATATACGGTTAAAATAAACAATAATTCATACGAAGTTGTTATTTCTAATGCTTTAGATGAATTAATCAAAAGTATGGGAATTGAGCGAGGAAAAACTAAAGTGGTTAACGCTATCAAAGCGCCAATGCCTGGTTTAATTCTAGAAATCAGTGTTGAAGTTGGTCAAAGCGTAAAAGAAAACGATCCTTTATTAATTCTTGAAGCTATGAAAATGGAAAATAGTTTCCTTTCGCCACGTGATGGAGTTATCAAATCTATTGCGGTTGAAAAAGGGAATGCGGTAGATAAAGGACAATTATTAGTTGAATTTGAATAA
- the ftsY gene encoding signal recognition particle-docking protein FtsY — MSFFKKIFSSSKAEPVLNEQEKQSLDKGLEKSKTSFFSKLTKAVAGKSKVDAEVLDNLEEILVSSDVGVNTTLKIIERIEERVSKDKYLGTDELNGILREEIAGLLSETNSGEATQFEIPANKKPYVIMVVGVNGVGKTTTIGKLAYQFKKAGYNVVLGAADTFRAAAIDQLQIWADRVGVPIVKQQMGSDPASVAFDTLQSAVAQNADVVIIDTAGRLHNKVGLMNELSKVKKVMQKVVENTPNDVLLVLDGSTGQNAFEQAKQFTAATEVSCLAVTKLDGTAKGGVVIGISDQFQIPVKYIGVGEGIEDLQVFNKYEFVDSFFK; from the coding sequence ATGAGTTTTTTTAAAAAAATATTTTCTTCATCAAAAGCAGAACCCGTTTTAAACGAACAGGAAAAGCAATCATTGGATAAAGGTTTAGAAAAATCAAAAACATCTTTTTTCTCTAAACTTACCAAAGCTGTTGCTGGAAAATCAAAAGTTGATGCTGAAGTTTTAGATAATTTAGAAGAAATATTAGTTTCTTCTGATGTTGGGGTTAATACTACCCTGAAAATCATCGAGCGTATTGAAGAACGCGTTTCAAAAGACAAATACCTTGGAACTGATGAATTAAACGGAATCCTAAGAGAAGAAATTGCAGGTTTGTTATCAGAAACCAATTCAGGGGAAGCCACTCAGTTTGAAATTCCAGCAAATAAAAAACCATATGTAATCATGGTGGTTGGTGTTAATGGTGTTGGAAAAACTACGACAATAGGTAAACTAGCTTATCAATTTAAAAAAGCGGGTTACAACGTAGTTCTAGGGGCAGCAGATACGTTTAGAGCAGCAGCTATCGACCAATTGCAAATTTGGGCTGATAGAGTAGGTGTACCTATTGTAAAACAACAAATGGGGAGTGATCCTGCATCAGTAGCGTTTGATACGTTACAAAGTGCGGTGGCTCAAAATGCTGATGTTGTTATAATTGATACAGCGGGTCGTTTACACAATAAAGTTGGTTTAATGAACGAGCTTTCAAAAGTGAAAAAAGTAATGCAAAAAGTGGTGGAAAATACACCAAATGATGTACTTTTGGTTTTGGATGGGTCAACTGGGCAAAATGCATTCGAGCAAGCTAAACAGTTTACTGCAGCAACGGAAGTTTCTTGTTTAGCAGTTACTAAATTAGATGGAACCGCAAAAGGAGGAGTAGTTATTGGGATTTCTGACCAATTTCAAATTCCGGTTAAATATATTGGGGTAGGAGAAGGTATTGAGGATTTACAAGTTTTTAATAAATATGAATTTGTAGATTCATTTTTTAAATAA